The stretch of DNA CGGGGCGCTGGCGCCACGCTTGGCGCAGCCGTTGCTTGCACCGGGCGCGAGCCGCTCGCGATATCTGGTCTCGCCGCGGCCGGCTGTGTCTCATACGCCAGCCGCTTGATGTTGAGGAGGTGCCGCGGAGAGATGTTGTCCGACGTGATGTTTCCTCCGAATCCGCCACACCCGAGCGTCATGGCGGGATCGAGCCCTGTCGTCAGTCCGATCGATCCGTGCGTCGTGGGCGTATTGACGACGATACGGTTGGCCGGTTTGTGGAGGCCAAACTGCAGGATCACATCGTCGTTACGGGAGTGAATTGCCATGGTGTGGCCCATCCCACCGTAGCGCAGAATCTCCTTGCAGCGTTCGCAGCCCTCACGCCAGTCCTTGACGATGTAGTAGGAAAGGACCGGGCAAAGCTTCTCGATTGACAACGGATGGTCGCGACCGACGCCTGCAAGCGGGGCGAGGAGCACTCTTGTGCCTGCGGGAACCGTCACACCGGCACGCTCAGCGATGAGCGCCGCCGACTTTCCGACCAGGGCAGGGTTGGGCAGGCGCTGCGACGTCACCAGCACCCGCGCCACGAGGTCAATCTCTGAAGGCGACAGGAAGTACCCACCCGTCGCCTGAAATCTCTGGCGCACGCGCGACTCGATCGACTCGTCGACAACGACAGAGTTCTCCGCAGAGCACAGGACGCCATTGTCGAACGTCTTGCCTGTGATGATGTCACCGACCGCCTTGTCGATGTCGGCGGTTTCCTCGATGTACGCCGGAGCGTTGCCCGGACCGACGCCGTAAGCCGGCTTGCCGGCGCTGTAGGCGGCGCGCACGAGCCCCATCCCGCCGGTTGCGAGAATGACGGCGACATCCCGGTGCTTCATCAGCTCCTGCGTACCCTCGATGGTGACCGTGCGCATCCAGCCAATCGCGCCGGCCGGAGCACCCGCCTGTCGCGCGGCGGCTTCCATCAGCTCCGCCGTCCGCGTGATGCAGCCGACCGCCGCCGGATGCGGGCTGAGGACGATCGCGCAGCGCGCTTTGAGCGCGATGAGTATCTTGTAGATGGCGGTCGAGGTCGGATTCGTGGATGGCACGACTGCCGCCACGACGCCGAACGGCTCGGCGATCTCGACGACCTTTACCGCCTCGAGCCGTCGGACGGCGCCAACAGTCGGCATGGGTCGAATGAAGGCATGAACACGCTGCGAAGCAAAGAGGTTCTTTTGGATCTTGTCCTCGACGACCCCGTACCCCGTCTCGTCGACCGCCAGGGCTGCGAGCTCCTGTGCGTGCGCCGTGGCAGCTTCTGCGGCACGGTCGACGATGGCGTCCACCTGTGGTTGTGAGAGCTCGGCGAGGGTGAGCTGAGCAGTCTTCGCCTGTCGGGCCAGCGCGCGCGCCTCGGCGACGGAGGCGAGGTCACGATCGGTTGATGCGGATGCGATGGCTTCGGCCATGGGCACGGGCTCAGACGCCTCGACAAGGCGTCTCCACCTCCATCATGGTAGGCGCGTTCGCCGAACGCGCCGTCAGAGCGACCCGGCAGGCGTCTCGGGGGGCTTCGGCAGGATTCTTTCGACTTCAGCGTGCGGCCGCGGGATGACGTGGACCGCCACGAGCTCGCCGACGCGCCGCGCAGCCGCAGCGCCCGCATCGGTCGCCGCTTTGACCGCCCCGACGTCGCCGCGAACGAGGACGGTTACGTAGCCCGCCCCGATATACTCTTTCCCCACGAGCACAACATTGGCCGCTTTGACCATCGCGTCGGCGGCCTCAATGGAGCCGACGAGACCTCGCGTTTCGATCATGCCGAGCGCTTCGAGAGACATGGGCACGGGGGAATGTAGCAGGAAAGGGCTAAAGGGTAAAGGGGGCACCGCCCGTGTTGCGCCAATGAAGAGGTCTACGCTACCATCACCGACCTGTTGGAGGCTGCCGCGGTCGCGAGTCGCTTCATGGCGGCGTGCGGTCATCGCAACAGGACTATGGTAGGGCGCGTTCGCGGAGCGCGCCCTAGGAGTAATTCACGTGAGGACATGGAGTGTGTGTCTGGGCCTGGCGCTGTTGGCGGCCGGCGCGTGCGCCGAGAAGGCGGAAACCGAGGTGCCCGTCGCAACGCCGACCTTCAGACCCAACAAGGCCCGGGTCGCGCTCGGGAGCCCGCTGGAGCTGACCTATCGGTTTGCAGTTGCAGAAGATCTCGAGCCCCTCGATCGCAACTACCGCATCTTCGTTCACTTCCTCGACTCGGATCGCGAGCTGATGTGGACCGACGATCACCAGCCGCCGAAGCCAACCAGTGAATGGAAGCCAGGGGAGCTCATCGAGTATCCGCGGACCATGTTCGTTCCGAATTACCCCTACCTGGGTCAGGCCACCGTCGTCATGGGGCTCTACGATCCCGAGGGTGAGACGCGCCTGGCGCTGAGCGGTGATGACAATGGGCAGCGAGGCTATCGTGTAGGCTCACTGGAGCTGTTGCCGCAGTCCGAGAACGTCTTCTTGCACTTTACGGAGGGGTGGCACAGGCCCGAGAGCGCTCCGGACAACATGGCGGTCGAGTGGTGGTGGACCGAGAAAGTCGCCACGATCTCGCTGCGGAACCCCAAGAGAGACGCGATCTTCTATCTGGATTTCGACGGCCGACCGGAGCTCGCCCCCGGGCAAACGGTCAGCGTGAAAATCGGTAACACGACGCTCGATACCTTCCCGGTGACGAGGGAGCAGGCCATCCGCAGCGTCCCGATCAAGGCGGCGCACTTCGGCGACGCCGAGCAGGTCGACATCACGCTCGACGTCAGCCAGACGTTCCAGCCGGCCCAGATCCCCGACAGCGAGTCCCAAGACCCGCGCGAGCTCGGTATTCGCGTCTACCACGCCTTTCTAGAGCCCAAAGGATAAGGGCAGGAATCCCGAATCCTGCTACACTCGAGTGGTATGTTTCGCCGAGTGTTCGGCACGGCGGGAACCGTTGCGACGATCCTGTGCTGGTCGGGCGTCGCCTCCGCGGAGCTCGTGTTTCTCACGTCGGGCCGCACGCTCTCGGTCAACACGTACCGTCTCGAGGGCGATCGTGCGATTCTCGAGCTGCGGAGCGGAGGTCAAGTCAGCTTTCCCGCTGCGCTCGTGGCGCGCGTCGCGCCGGACGAAGTGCCGTATCCGGCGCCGGAAGGCGCATCGTCGATCGACGCCGTGGCAACCTTGCCAACGAGCCAGGTGGAGCCACCGCTGCAGTACGTGCGGCTCGTGGAGGAGACCTCGCTCAGGCACGAGGTCGATCCAAAGCTCGTACACGCGGTGATTGCCGTGGAGTCTCGCTATCAACCGCGCGCGCGCTCCCAGAAGGGGGCGATGGGCCTGATGCAGCTCATGCCGGCCACGGCCCAGCAGTACGCGGTTGCGAACCCCTATGACCCTGCCGCCAACGTCGAGGCTGGTGTGCGGCACCTGCGCTCGCTCTTGGATCGATTCGACCTCAAGCTCGCGTTGGCTGCATACAACGCCGGCGAAGCGGCCGTCACGCGCTTCGGCGGCGTGCCGCCCTACCGAGAAACCCGCGATTACATCCAACGTGTGTTGGCGTTGGTGGGGCCCCTCACACGCTAGCGGCGCGTCGCCGCTCTCCCGCAGGCCGCGGTTCCGGCCGAATTTCCTGACCGAACGTCTGATTTTCGCCGGCCGACTTTCGCCGGCTTCGTCGCGCCCCTCGGGTATAATCACGCCGAATGGGCCGGTAATTGCCACAGCGGCAAGCGGTTGCGGCCATAGTCAATGGAATTTCGCTGCAGGCTAGCCACAGCGTCGGGCGAGGTGATCGAGGGGACGTATGTCGCCGAGAGCGAAGCGCGCCTACGCCACGACCTCGAGCAGAAGGGGATGCTCGTCCTGTCCGCGGCGCCGCGGGCAGGGTTGCGGATTGGCGGTGTTGGCGTACGGAGACGCCGCAAGATTCGCTCGTACGAGTTCCTCGTGTTCAATCAGGAGCTCGCGACACTGCTGAAGGCGGGCATGCCGCTCGTGCAATCGCTGGACATTCTGCGCCGCAACGTGCCCAACGCGACGTTCAAAGCGGTCTTGGACGATGTCCATGACCGTGTACGTTCGGGAACGCCGCTCTCCGAAGCGTTCGAGGCACACGGCGATCTATTCTCACCCATCTATACCGCCTCGCTACTGGCCGGTGAGCGCAGCGGAGGCCTGGAGCAGGTGCTGCGGCGCTACGTGACGTACGTCAAAGTGCTCGGCGCGATCAAGCGCAAGACGATGGCCGCGCTCGTCTATCCGGCTATCCTCCTCGTTCTCTCGTGCCTCGTCGTAGCGTTCATCATCGTGTGGGTCGTGCCGCAGTTCTCTGCCTTCTACGAGAGCTTCGACGCAGAGCTCCCTTTGATTACGCAGCTCATGGTCGGGCTATCCACGGTGATTCGAGAGCGCCTGCTCCTCTTGCTGGCGCTGTTCGCGCTGCTTGCGGTGCTCTTACGGCTGTGGTGGCGGCAAGAGGGGCAACGGTTGAGGTTCGACCGGGCGCTGCTCAGCGTGCCTGGCCTCGGCGATATCGTGAGGAAATTCGGCACGGCGCAGCTTGCACGGACGCTCGGCACCTTGATCGGCGGCGGCATCCCGTTGGTCTCGGCGCTCGACACGGCGGCGCGCGCCATTGGCAACCGCTACATTTCCGCCGAGACGGCGACGCTGGCCCATCAGGTGCGGGAGGGGCAGCCGCTGGCGGCGGCGATGGAGACGCGCGGCCTGTTTCCGGACGTGGCGGTGAAGATGGTCGAGGTGGGGGAGGCGACCGGCGCGCTGCAGGACATGCTGCACGCCCTCGCGGACTTCTATGATGAGGAAATCGAGGCCCGCCTCGGGCGGTTCGTGACGCTCGTGGAGCCGGCGCTGCTCATCATCATGGGCGCCGTCATCGCGACACTGTTGCTGGCGCTCTATTTCCCGATCTTCCAGCTCGGCGAGGTGATGTCATAGAGGGATGTCATGAGAATACGTAGCGCGCTACCACAGGCAAGAGGATCATAGTGGCGTCAGACATCAATCAAACATCCAGCTCGTCAACCGCGGAGTCGACCGCGATTGCGGCGCCAGAGGTTCACACGGCGCCGACACCGGCCCAGCTTCGCGCCGAAACGGCGGAAGCCCGTCGGTTGGCGGAGCGCTATCGCTTGGACTTCGTGGACGTCGATCAGCTGCACGTCGACAGTACGCTGTTTCGGTCCATCCCGGCAGATCTGATGCTCCGCTACGGCTTCGTCCCGTACGGCCGCGACGGAGAGGCCCTGGTGGTGGTGGTCTCTGATCCCACAGACCTGCCGATGATCGACGAGCTCGCGCTGTTGCTCGGGACCAAGGTCAAGGTGAAGGTCGGCGCACCGTCCGCCATCCAGGCCGTGCTGAAGAAGAGCGAGAGCTCGCAGCGCGTGCTCGAGGAGGCGACGGAAAGCTTCCAGCTCCAGCTCCTCAAGGAGGATGACAACGGCGAAGAGACGCTTTCGGTCGAGCGGCTGACGAGCGATATCAGCCCGGTCATCCGGCTCGTCGACTCGACAATCTATTCGGCCATCCAGCGTCGCGCGAGCGACATCCACGTGGAGACGCAGGACAGCGCGGTGCACGTGAAGTACCGAATCGACGGTGTGCTGCAGCCGGCGATGCGCCCAATCGATCGGCGGTTTGCCGGGCCGATTATCTCGCGCATCAAAGTGATGGCCGAGCTCGACATCGCCGAGAAGCGCGTGCCGCAGGACGGCCGGTTCAAGCTGAAGCTGAAGGGGAAGACCATCGACTTCCGCGTCTCGATCATGCCGAGCGCACACGGCGAGGACGCGGTCATCCGGATCCTGGACAAGGAGTCGATTAGCGAGCAGTTCAAGGAGCTGCGGCTCGACATCCTCGGCTTCCCCGAGCCGGAGCTCACGCGCGTGCGCAAGTACATCCGTGAGCCCTACGGCATGGTGCTGGTCACCGGTCCGACTGGCAGCGGCAAGACGACCACGCTGTATGCGGCGCTCTCCGAGATCAAATCGATCGAGGACAAGATCGTGACGATCGAGGATCCGGTCGAGTACCAGCTGCGGGGGATCACGCAGATTCCCATCAACGAGAAGAAAGGTCTGACGTTCGCACGAGGCCTCAGGTCGATCCTCCGGCACGACCCAGACAAGATCATGGTGGGGGAGATTCGGGATCCGGAGACGGCGCAGATTGCGATCCAGTCGGCGCTGACGGGTCACCTGGTCTTCACGACGGTGCACGCCAACAACGTCATCGACGTGCTCGGCCGGTTCCTGAACATGGGCGTGGAGCCGTACCAGTTCGTGTCGGCGCTCAACTGCGTGCTGGCCCAGCGGCTCGTGCGGTTGATTTGTGCCGACTGCAAGCGGCCGGCGACCATTCCGCAGGAGATGCTGGTCGAGTCTGGGCTCGATCCGCGCCTCGGCGAGACACACACGTTCTACGAAGGCGCGGGATGCATCGAGTGCGGGGGCACCGGCTACAAGGGACGCTCCGCCCTCTGCGAGCTGCTCGACGTCACGGACCGGATTCGTGACATGATTCTCGCGCGGCGTCCAAACTCGGAGGTCAAGCACGCGGCACACGAAGAGGGCATGCGCTTCCTGCGTGAGTCCGCCGTGGAGCGCGTGCTGGAGGGGCACACCACGCTCCGCGAGATCAACAAGGTGACGTTTGTCAATTAGTCCTTGGTCCTTAGTTCTTGGTTCTTAGTGCGCCTAGTACGCTTCGGAGCTTCGATACGCCAAAGCGCACCAAGGACCAAGGACCAAGGACCAAGCACCAAGGACCAAGCTATGCGCTTACCCCGATGGCTCGCTGCTCCGCCGCCCTCCGTGGGGCTCGAGATCGCCGAGGACCGCGTGACGGCGGTCTCGTTGTCTCGGACGGACAGCAACGCCATGATCACGGCGCATGCGGTGGTGCGGCTCGATGATGGCCTCGTGCGGCCGGCGCTGTCGACGTCCAACATCGAGAACGGCGACCCGGTGGCGCGTGCAATCGGCGAAGCGTTGGCCGCCGTCGGCCGCCCGCGACGGGTGGCGCTCGTCGTCCCGGACGCCGCCGCCAAGGTGTCGCTGCTCAGACTGGAGCAGGTCCCGTCGGCGGCCTCCGATTTGGATCAGCTCGTGCGCTGGCAGATGAAGAAGAGCGCGCCGTTCCCCATCGAAGAGGCCCAGGTGAGCATCACCCGTGGCATCTCCCCGCTCGAAGGGGGCGCGGAGTTCATCGTCACGTTGATTCGCCGGGACATCGCGTTGGAGTACGAGACCGTCTGCCGGCAGGCAGGCGCCCACGCGGGCATCGTCGATCTCGCGACCTTCAACCTGGTGAATCTGGTGCTGCTCGGCGAGCGCTCCGACGGGGCGGCAGGCGAGGCGATGTCCGATGCGCCGCTCGCGCCCGCAGCGGCAGTCGTCGGCGCGCGCGATTGGATGTTGGTCAATATGAGCTCCAGCTCGACGTCGATTGCCATCGTGCGGGGCGCCGACTTGATCTTCTTCCGTAACCGCGCGACCGAGCAGGGGGGCGATCTCGCCGATCAGGTGCACCAAGCGGGTATGTACTATGAGGACCGTCTGGGTGGTGAAGGGCTCGCACGCGTGCTCTTGACGGGCGCCGTTGGTCGGGAGCGGCTGTTGGGCGCGCTTCGTGATCTGGGGAGCCGGCTGGAGCGCCCCGTCGAGCCGCTCGACGTGCGCAAGGCGGCGAGCGTCGCGGACCGCATCAGCCTCGCCCCGGAGCTCGTGGGTGCACTGGCGGCGCCGGTGGGGCTGGTGCTGCGCGAGGCCGCGTGATGCTGCGAACGAATCTCGCCACACGTCCTTTCTACAACGAGCGCGCGCTGTACATCGCGCTCGCCGCATTGGCCGTCCTTGCGATCGGCTTGGCGCTGTTCGGATTGGTGCGCGTGCTCTCGTTGTCGCAGCGCCAGGCGGAGCTTGGGGCCCGGATTCAGCGTGACGAGGCAGAGGCGGCTCGGCTGCTGGAGTCCGCTGGGCGCGTCCGCGGTGGCATCGACCAAGGCGAGCTGAACGCGGTGATTGCTGCGGCACGTGACGCCAACACCGTCATCGCGCGACGGACCTTCTCCTGGACCGAGCTGTTCAACAGGATCGAGGCGACGCTTCCTCCGGACGTCATGTTGACCTCGGTCCGACCGAACTTCGACAAGGGGGAAACCTACGTTGCGATGACCATCGTTGGGCGCAGCGTGGAAAACGTCGGTCGCTTCATGGAGCAGCTCGAGGCGGAGGGAGCGTTCGAAAACGTGCGTCTCGACGAGGAGAAGCGCGGCGAGGATGGCATGTTCCTCGTGACGCTGAGAGGGCGGTATCGGGGAGATCAGGAATCAGGAAAGGGGAATCAGGAAACGGGAAACGGGAAGGGGGAAGCGGCCCTTCGACTCGCTCCGCTCGCTCAGGGCATTCGACTCGCCTCACGGCTTGCCATGAGCGAGCCTGACGGCTCGTCGAAGGCGGGCCGTCAGGCGAGTCGAATGGTGGGGGTCCGGCGATGACGATACCGCCTCTCGCGAGACGGATCTTCGAGGAGCACCGGCGGTTCATCCTGCCACTGGCCATCCTGCTGGCGGTTGATCTCCTCCTCCTCGTGCTGGTGCTTTTCCCGTTGGCCTCGCGGGTCCGCGCCGCAGAAGCGCGCGCGGTCGAGGCGAGCTCGCGTGTGGCGGCCGCTCGCGCGCAAGAGCGGTTGGCCAAGAACACGCTGGCGGGCAAGACACGCGCTGCCGAAGAGCTCGAGCGTTTCTACACCAAGGTGTTGCCAGCCGACGGCAGCGAGGCGCGGCGCATCACGTACCTGCGGCTTGCGGCGATGGCGAGCGAATCAAACCTGCGCCCCGACCGGCGGTCCTTCTCGCAGGAGGACGAGCGCCGCGGCAGTCTCGAGCAGCTCGATCTGACAATCGTCGTGGAGGGCGACTACCAGAACATTCGGCGCTTCATCTATGCGCTCGAGACGGCGCCTGAATTCGTCGTGATTCGCGATGTGGCATTGTCGCAACGAGACGAGCCCTCTGCGTCGCTGGCCGTGACACTTGCGCTGTCGACCTTCTACCAGACACGTCATGGCACCTGATCGACAGCAGCGTCAGAAACAACTCCTCGCGGGTCTGCTCGTCGTGTTGGCGCTGGTCGCGCTGTGGCAATGGTGGCATTGGGACTCACCAGATGAGACAGGCATCGTTGGATCGCCGGCGCCGCTTCCCGCCGCGGCGCGTGGCACGAGCCAGGCAGCTAGCGCAGCGTTCGAGGGGGACGTCAACCTGAAGGCGCTCGAGCAGCCGCGACCGGCGCCAACGTCGGGCGGTCGGAACCCGTTTCAGTTCGAGGCGCAAGCGCCGCCGCCGGCAGCGACGGCACCGCAAGTTGCACAGAAGCCGGCCGCGCCGCAAGCCCCCAAAGGACCGCCGCCGATCCCGCTGAAGTTCATCGGCACGCTGTTCAAGGAAGAGTGGCCCGGCAAGGTCGCCGTCCTCAGCGACGGGACGAGCATCTTTCATGGCAAACAGGGCGAGATCATCGACGGCCGCTTCCGCATCGTGCAGATAGGGGAGGAGTCGATGCAGCTCGAATACGTCAATGGTCAGGGCCGGCAGGTGATTCGGCTATCGGGAAAGTAGATAGGGTGCCTCGATGAGTGGGTGGCAAAGTGACAGGGTGACGGGAGGAAGGCGTTGAGACGTCGCGTGCGAGGAGCGGTAGCGCTGGCCCTGATGGCAGCCGTGTTGGCAGGCTGTGCGGTGCGCTCGTACAAGCGCGGAGAGGAGGCGGCGCGGGCGGGCGACTGGGATGCGGCAGTCACCTACTACCGCCAGGCGCTGCAAGAACACCCGGATCGGAGCGAGTATCGCATTGCGCTCGAGCGCGCGATGCTCGAGGCGGCAGCGGTGCATCGGAGCAAGGCGCAGGTGCTCGACCGTGAGGGCGACATTGCCGCAGCGCTGCCCGCGTACCGGCGGATCCTCGACTACGATCCTGGCGACCGCGACTCCATGAGGCGCGCGGCGGAGATCGAGCGAACGCTGCGCGACCAAGCCGAAGCCGAACGTCCTCGGCCGAGGATCGATGCCATGCGTGAGGAGGCGCGGCGCAAGACGCAAACGCCCCTTCTCAGCCCCGCCTCGAAGACGCCGCTCGACCTGTCGTTCACTGAGTCTTCGGTCCGCGAGGTGCTGTCGACGATTGCCAGCACAACCGGCATCAACATCATTTACGAATCAACGGCGACGAAGCAGCTCGAGCAGACCATCACGATCGACTTGGTGGACGTGACCGTGGAGGAAGCGCTCGACCAAGTGCTGACGATGAACGTCCTTTGGTACAAGGTCATGAACCCGCGCACCATCATGGTGATTCCTGACAATGTGCAGAAGCGCATGCAGTACGAGGCACAGGTGATCAGGACCTTCTATCTGTCGCACTCGGACGCCGCGGAAATGGCGCAGGTCGTGAAACAAATGATTGGCATTCCGGGTGTGGCGCCGCCGCCCGCAATCGTTGGCAACAAGACGCAGAACTCGTTGACGGTGCGTGCGAGCGATCGCGTCATTGGCATCGTGGAACAGATCGTGACGCGCAACGACCGGCCGCCCGCTGAGATCACCGTGGACGTCGAGATTCTCGAGGTGAGTCGTCGGCGAGCCAAGCAGATTGGCGTGAACTTGGATCAGTATCGTGTCGGCACGATCTTTTCGCCCGAGCAGGCGCCGGGGAGTGGCGACGACGGCGCGGCAGCTCCTCCATTCAACTTGAATACGATCACGCGCGGAGTCAGCCCGGCTGACTTCTACTTGAGTGTTCCTCAGGCCGTGGTCAACTTCCTCGAGTCCGACTCGCGCAGCAGAACCCTGGCGAAGCCACAGCTCCGTGGTATGGAAGGTCAGGAGCTCGTCCTGAACCTCGGCGATCAGATCCCGATTCCGAGCACGACGTTCTCCGGCGTTGCTGGCGGAGGTGCGCAGTTCGTGCCGTTTACGTCATTCCAATATCAACCAGTTGGCGTCAACGTCACCATGACGCCGCGCGTGACCTACGATGACGAGATCCTCTTGGAGCTCGTGGTGGAGAACAGCTCGCTTGGCGAGAACGTGGATATCGGTGGGCAGAGCCTCCCCAGAATCGTCTCGCGCCGAGCCGAGACTTTCCTGCGTCTGCGCGAAGGGGAAGCACACTTGCTCGCGGGGCTCGTTCAGGAAAGAGCCACGCGAGCGTTGACGGGGCTGCCGGGTCTGATCCGCATACCTGCGATACAGCGCCTGTTCGGCTACACCGATGATCTGAACGACGAGAGCGATGTCATCATGCTCATCACGCCTCGGATCGTCCGCACGCACGAACTGTCGCAGGACGACCTCGATCCCATCCACATTGGCTCGCAAAATCGGCTTGGCCTGAGCGGACCGCCGCCGCTGATTGCTCCGCCGCCCGAGGCCGAAGAGGAGCAGCAGCCGCAGGTGCCGGGAGGCGTCCCGCCGGAGCCAGGCGCCGCCGCTACCGAACAGCCGGCGCCAGGCGAAGGGACGGCCGAGACACCGCAGCCCGCTCAAACGCCGCCTGGGGAAGCGCTCCCTGTTGAAGGGCAGGAGCAACAACAGCAGCCGACACCGCCAAGTGCTGCGCGCGTCACCGTGACGGTGCCTGGGTCTGAGCTGGCAATGGGCGGCGGACCGTACACGGCGCCGATCTCGGTTGTTGGTGGCTCACGCGTGTCGACGATGAGCCTGACGATCACGTTCGACCCGAGCGTGCTGAGC from Luteitalea sp. encodes:
- a CDS encoding aldehyde dehydrogenase family protein is translated as MAEAIASASTDRDLASVAEARALARQAKTAQLTLAELSQPQVDAIVDRAAEAATAHAQELAALAVDETGYGVVEDKIQKNLFASQRVHAFIRPMPTVGAVRRLEAVKVVEIAEPFGVVAAVVPSTNPTSTAIYKILIALKARCAIVLSPHPAAVGCITRTAELMEAAARQAGAPAGAIGWMRTVTIEGTQELMKHRDVAVILATGGMGLVRAAYSAGKPAYGVGPGNAPAYIEETADIDKAVGDIITGKTFDNGVLCSAENSVVVDESIESRVRQRFQATGGYFLSPSEIDLVARVLVTSQRLPNPALVGKSAALIAERAGVTVPAGTRVLLAPLAGVGRDHPLSIEKLCPVLSYYIVKDWREGCERCKEILRYGGMGHTMAIHSRNDDVILQFGLHKPANRIVVNTPTTHGSIGLTTGLDPAMTLGCGGFGGNITSDNISPRHLLNIKRLAYETQPAAARPDIASGSRPVQATAAPSVAPAPRLPAPPAVERGLDAATLTGRIDAFLASRGIQPAPTAPTTNVPAGPATSARAATAATDAVQDAAPIGEESSLPGDEEAPAPFVCEEDVRDALKTGRKIRLAQRAIVTPAARELAEAHRVFLE
- a CDS encoding BMC domain-containing protein, giving the protein MSLEALGMIETRGLVGSIEAADAMVKAANVVLVGKEYIGAGYVTVLVRGDVGAVKAATDAGAAAARRVGELVAVHVIPRPHAEVERILPKPPETPAGSL
- a CDS encoding transglycosylase SLT domain-containing protein, which codes for MFRRVFGTAGTVATILCWSGVASAELVFLTSGRTLSVNTYRLEGDRAILELRSGGQVSFPAALVARVAPDEVPYPAPEGASSIDAVATLPTSQVEPPLQYVRLVEETSLRHEVDPKLVHAVIAVESRYQPRARSQKGAMGLMQLMPATAQQYAVANPYDPAANVEAGVRHLRSLLDRFDLKLALAAYNAGEAAVTRFGGVPPYRETRDYIQRVLALVGPLTR
- a CDS encoding type II secretion system F family protein; this encodes MEFRCRLATASGEVIEGTYVAESEARLRHDLEQKGMLVLSAAPRAGLRIGGVGVRRRRKIRSYEFLVFNQELATLLKAGMPLVQSLDILRRNVPNATFKAVLDDVHDRVRSGTPLSEAFEAHGDLFSPIYTASLLAGERSGGLEQVLRRYVTYVKVLGAIKRKTMAALVYPAILLVLSCLVVAFIIVWVVPQFSAFYESFDAELPLITQLMVGLSTVIRERLLLLLALFALLAVLLRLWWRQEGQRLRFDRALLSVPGLGDIVRKFGTAQLARTLGTLIGGGIPLVSALDTAARAIGNRYISAETATLAHQVREGQPLAAAMETRGLFPDVAVKMVEVGEATGALQDMLHALADFYDEEIEARLGRFVTLVEPALLIIMGAVIATLLLALYFPIFQLGEVMS
- a CDS encoding pilus assembly protein PilB, whose product is MAAPEVHTAPTPAQLRAETAEARRLAERYRLDFVDVDQLHVDSTLFRSIPADLMLRYGFVPYGRDGEALVVVVSDPTDLPMIDELALLLGTKVKVKVGAPSAIQAVLKKSESSQRVLEEATESFQLQLLKEDDNGEETLSVERLTSDISPVIRLVDSTIYSAIQRRASDIHVETQDSAVHVKYRIDGVLQPAMRPIDRRFAGPIISRIKVMAELDIAEKRVPQDGRFKLKLKGKTIDFRVSIMPSAHGEDAVIRILDKESISEQFKELRLDILGFPEPELTRVRKYIREPYGMVLVTGPTGSGKTTTLYAALSEIKSIEDKIVTIEDPVEYQLRGITQIPINEKKGLTFARGLRSILRHDPDKIMVGEIRDPETAQIAIQSALTGHLVFTTVHANNVIDVLGRFLNMGVEPYQFVSALNCVLAQRLVRLICADCKRPATIPQEMLVESGLDPRLGETHTFYEGAGCIECGGTGYKGRSALCELLDVTDRIRDMILARRPNSEVKHAAHEEGMRFLRESAVERVLEGHTTLREINKVTFVN